Proteins from a genomic interval of Callospermophilus lateralis isolate mCalLat2 chromosome 1, mCalLat2.hap1, whole genome shotgun sequence:
- the Rtp3 gene encoding receptor-transporting protein 3 isoform X1, with protein sequence MADKKGQDLEAWRQVFQTLIQEVKPWHKWTLTADKGLLPNVLQPGWMQYQLWTFARFQCSSCSRSWASAHVQVLFHMHWSEKKHRGQVKMRVFAQRCKKCPQPPFEVPEFTQENISRVLNNLVIRILKKCYREGFKIVEEIPAIKDICLQGPHDSKNCEACLQGSCAQSGLGLAKESPVPTPSKDAGEPRLTATCTNLPCSQSASRVDKILTSAVSLKVSDPPKADPKVRHSSEPPTAPIIVIPQVPPMSKVSPKISNSPKADPKVRHSSEPPTAPIIVIPQVPPMSKVSPKISNPPKADPKVRHSSEPPTAPIIVIPQVPPMSKVSPKISNPPKADPKVRHSSEPPTAPRFPTQQVPPRSSLPPMRATQMPSPTKNHTAADAAARVTRPKTGNPLPSSSLLAMPISPTNLSTSWSPEANTTCQMESRIQIYPESGHFYSSPFQNCVPGRLSTSCCCLLLIIVVIVTMMMVKNTF encoded by the exons ATGGCGGACAAGAAGGGTCAGGACCTAGAAGCATGGAGGCAAGTATTCCAGACGTTAATTCAGGAGGTGAAACCATGGCACAAATGGACCCTCACAGCAGACAAGGGCCTTCTTCCCAACGTCCTGCAGCCGGGCTGGATGCAATACCAGCTGTGGACTTTCGCCAG GTTCCAGTGTTCTTCCTGCTCTCGCAGTTGGGCCTCTGCCCATGTCCAGGTCCTTTTCCACATGCACTGGAGTGAGAAGAAGCACAGGGGCCAGGTGAAGATGAGGGTCTTTGCCCAGAGATGTAAGAAGTGCCCCCAGCCTCCATTTGAGGTCCCTGAGTTCACACAGGAGAACATCTCAAGAGTCCTGAATAACCTAGTGATCCGGATTCTGAAAAAATGCTACAGAGAAGGATTTAAGATTGTAGAGGAGATTCCTGCGATCAAGGATATCTGTCTTCAAGGGCCACATGACAGTAAAAACTGTGAGGCATGTCTGCAGGGATCCTGTGCTCAGAGTGGGTTGGGCCTGGCCAAGGAGTCACCAGTGCCCACACCCTCCAAGGATGCTGGGGAACCCAGGCTAACTGCTACTTGTACCAATCTCCCCTGCTCACAATCAGCCTCTAGAGTGGACAAGATCCTTACATCAGCAGTGAGCCTCAAAGTCTCTGACCCTCCCAAGGCTGACCCCAAGGTCAGACACAGCTCAGAACCACCAACTGCTCCAATAATTGTAATCCCACAGGTGCCACCCATGTCAAAAGTGAGCCCCAAAATCTCTAACTCTCCCAAGGCTGACCCCAAGGTCAGACACAGCTCAGAACCACCAACTGCTCCAATAATTGTAATCCCACAGGTGCCACCCATGTCAAAAGTGAGCCCCAAAATCTCTAACCCTCCCAAGGCTGACCCCAAGGTCAGACACAGCTCAGAACCACCAACTGCTCCAATAATTGTAATCCCACAGGTGCCACCCATGTCAAAAGTGAGCCCCAAAATCTCTAACCCTCCCAAGGCTGACCCCAAGGTCAGACACAGCTCAGAACCACCAACTGCTCCAAGATTTCCAACCCAACAGGTGCCACCAAGAAGCTCACTTCCCCCTATGCGGGCCACTCAAATGCCTTCTCCCACAAAGAACCACACAGCAGCAGATGCAGCAGCCAGGGTCACCAGACCAAAGACAGGAAATCCATTGCCCTCCTCCTCCTTGCTGGCTATGCCCATAAGCCCTACAAACCTCTCCACTTCTTGGAGCCCAGAAGCAAACACCACTTGCCAGATGGAGAGTAGAATCCAGATCTACCCCGAAAGTGGGCATTTCTATTCCAGCCCATTCCAGAATTGCGTACCAGGGCGCTTAAGCACTTCCTGCTGTTGTCTCCTTCTAATCATTGTTGTCATTGTCACAATGATGATGGTAAAAAATACTTTCTGA
- the Rtp3 gene encoding receptor-transporting protein 3 isoform X2 — translation MHWSEKKHRGQVKMRVFAQRCKKCPQPPFEVPEFTQENISRVLNNLVIRILKKCYREGFKIVEEIPAIKDICLQGPHDSKNCEACLQGSCAQSGLGLAKESPVPTPSKDAGEPRLTATCTNLPCSQSASRVDKILTSAVSLKVSDPPKADPKVRHSSEPPTAPIIVIPQVPPMSKVSPKISNSPKADPKVRHSSEPPTAPIIVIPQVPPMSKVSPKISNPPKADPKVRHSSEPPTAPIIVIPQVPPMSKVSPKISNPPKADPKVRHSSEPPTAPRFPTQQVPPRSSLPPMRATQMPSPTKNHTAADAAARVTRPKTGNPLPSSSLLAMPISPTNLSTSWSPEANTTCQMESRIQIYPESGHFYSSPFQNCVPGRLSTSCCCLLLIIVVIVTMMMVKNTF, via the coding sequence ATGCACTGGAGTGAGAAGAAGCACAGGGGCCAGGTGAAGATGAGGGTCTTTGCCCAGAGATGTAAGAAGTGCCCCCAGCCTCCATTTGAGGTCCCTGAGTTCACACAGGAGAACATCTCAAGAGTCCTGAATAACCTAGTGATCCGGATTCTGAAAAAATGCTACAGAGAAGGATTTAAGATTGTAGAGGAGATTCCTGCGATCAAGGATATCTGTCTTCAAGGGCCACATGACAGTAAAAACTGTGAGGCATGTCTGCAGGGATCCTGTGCTCAGAGTGGGTTGGGCCTGGCCAAGGAGTCACCAGTGCCCACACCCTCCAAGGATGCTGGGGAACCCAGGCTAACTGCTACTTGTACCAATCTCCCCTGCTCACAATCAGCCTCTAGAGTGGACAAGATCCTTACATCAGCAGTGAGCCTCAAAGTCTCTGACCCTCCCAAGGCTGACCCCAAGGTCAGACACAGCTCAGAACCACCAACTGCTCCAATAATTGTAATCCCACAGGTGCCACCCATGTCAAAAGTGAGCCCCAAAATCTCTAACTCTCCCAAGGCTGACCCCAAGGTCAGACACAGCTCAGAACCACCAACTGCTCCAATAATTGTAATCCCACAGGTGCCACCCATGTCAAAAGTGAGCCCCAAAATCTCTAACCCTCCCAAGGCTGACCCCAAGGTCAGACACAGCTCAGAACCACCAACTGCTCCAATAATTGTAATCCCACAGGTGCCACCCATGTCAAAAGTGAGCCCCAAAATCTCTAACCCTCCCAAGGCTGACCCCAAGGTCAGACACAGCTCAGAACCACCAACTGCTCCAAGATTTCCAACCCAACAGGTGCCACCAAGAAGCTCACTTCCCCCTATGCGGGCCACTCAAATGCCTTCTCCCACAAAGAACCACACAGCAGCAGATGCAGCAGCCAGGGTCACCAGACCAAAGACAGGAAATCCATTGCCCTCCTCCTCCTTGCTGGCTATGCCCATAAGCCCTACAAACCTCTCCACTTCTTGGAGCCCAGAAGCAAACACCACTTGCCAGATGGAGAGTAGAATCCAGATCTACCCCGAAAGTGGGCATTTCTATTCCAGCCCATTCCAGAATTGCGTACCAGGGCGCTTAAGCACTTCCTGCTGTTGTCTCCTTCTAATCATTGTTGTCATTGTCACAATGATGATGGTAAAAAATACTTTCTGA
- the Lrrc2 gene encoding leucine-rich repeat-containing protein 2: MGHKVVVFDISVVRALWETRVKKHKAWQKKEEERLEKSALEKIKEEWNFVAECRRKGIPQAQYCKNGFIDTSVRLLEKIERNSLSRPSSLAKDRGKQSNPFVFELSGEHWKELPDSLKEQTHLKEWHICNTLIQIIPTYIELFQAMRILDLPKNQISCLPAEIGRLKNLKELNVSFNHLKSIPPELGDCENLERLDCSGNLELMELPFELSNLKQVTFVDISANKFSSVPICVLRMSNLQWLDISNNNLNDLPQDIDRLEELQSFLLYKNKLTYLPYCMLNLKKLTLLVVSGDHLVELPTALCDSSTPLKFISLMDNPIDKAQGQDGDEIMESEQERQHFDKEFMKAYIEDLKERESVPSYTTKVSFSLQL; this comes from the exons ATGGGACATAAAGTGGTGGTGTTTGACATTTCTGTTGTCAGAGCCTTGTGGGAAACTCGTGTCAAGAAGCACAAAGCTTGgcagaagaaagaggaggaaaggCTCGAGAAAAGCgccttggaaaa GATAAAGGAGGAGTGGAACTTCGTTGCCGAGTGCAGGAGGAAGGGCATCCCCCAGGCTCAGTACTGTAAGAATGGCTTCATAGACACCAGCGTGAGGCTGCTGGAGAAGATCGAGAGGAACTCGCTCTCCAGGCCGAGCTCACTTGCCAAGGACAGAGGCAAGCAGAGCAACCCATTTGTGTTTGAACTTTCGGGGGAGCACTGGAAG GAGCTGCCCGACTCGTTGAAGGAGCAGACACACCTGAAAGAATGGCACATTTGCAATACCCTGATTCAAATCATTCCTACATACATTGAGCTGTTTCAAGCAATGAGGATTCTGGATCTGCCAAAAAACCAAATCTCATGTCTTCCGGCTGAAATTG GTCGTTTGAAGAACCTGAAAGAACTCAATGTGAGTTTCAACCATCTGAAGAGCATTCCTCCAGAACTAGGGGACTGTGAAAATCTAGAAAGACTGGACTGTTCTGGAAATCTGGAATTAATGGAGCTCCCATTTGAA CTAAGTAATTTGAAGCAAGTTACATTCgtagatatctcagcaaacaagtTTTCCAGTGTCCCGATCTGTGTCCTGAGGATGTCTAATTTGCAGTGGCTTGATATCAGCAACAATAACCTGAATGACCTGCCACAAGATATAGACAG GCTGGAAGAACTGCAGAGCTTTCTCTTGTATAAGAACAAGTTGACCTACCTCCCATACTGCATGCTGAACCTCAAGAAGCTCACCTTGCTGGTGGTCAGTGGGGACCATTTGGTGGAGCTCCCAACTGCCCTTTGTGACTCCTCCACGCCATTGAA ATTCATAAGTCTGATGGATAATCCTATTGATAAGGCCCAGGGTCAAGATGGTGATGAGATAATGGAAAGTGAACAGGAACGGCAACATTTTGATAAAGAATTTATGAAAGCCTATATTGAGGATCTTAAAGAAAGAG AATCTGTGCCCAGCTATACCACCAAGGTATCTTTTAGCCTTCAACTTTAA